From a region of the Vibrio ostreae genome:
- a CDS encoding oligogalacturonate-specific porin KdgM family protein — MSFNQNMVTGRGASHKDRVAVSHRFANGVGFEVEAKWASNNKDGELNQDPFSEFAGNGQQANISYRYKLTDSLSLTPQYKWESSDGKWGNQFNLKLDYKVNDEWGVSFRHRYHYETKPNVDKSSHYNRWTFGAGYKGIEHWSLGASMDYTWKQEGQIVYKDDSDGISEVNFTFEYQGLESGWRPFGEIGVTPSRKDDDEVDSYRPRFRAGVKYSF, encoded by the coding sequence ATGAGTTTCAACCAGAACATGGTGACCGGGCGGGGGGCATCGCACAAAGATCGCGTGGCCGTTAGCCATCGTTTTGCGAATGGCGTAGGCTTTGAAGTGGAAGCTAAGTGGGCGTCAAATAATAAAGATGGTGAACTGAACCAAGATCCATTTAGTGAATTTGCCGGTAATGGTCAACAAGCCAATATTAGCTATCGTTATAAACTGACTGACTCGTTATCCCTGACTCCTCAATATAAATGGGAATCCAGCGATGGTAAGTGGGGTAACCAGTTTAACCTCAAACTGGATTATAAAGTGAATGATGAGTGGGGTGTGTCATTCCGCCATCGTTATCACTATGAGACAAAACCTAATGTGGACAAAAGCTCTCACTACAATCGTTGGACATTCGGAGCAGGATACAAAGGTATTGAACATTGGTCGTTGGGTGCATCCATGGACTACACCTGGAAGCAGGAAGGGCAGATTGTCTACAAAGATGACAGTGATGGTATCAGCGAAGTTAACTTTACATTTGAATATCAAGGGCTTGAAAGCGGTTGGAGGCCATTTGGCGAAATTGGTGTAACGCCTTCAAGAAAGGATGATGACGAAGTCGATAGCTACCGCCCACGTTTTCGTGCTGGTGTGAAATACAGTTTTTAA
- a CDS encoding carbohydrate ABC transporter permease produces MYESRKLGLAYLSPYIIGLIVFTAFPFVSSFLMSFTDYDLMTAPKFVGIENYRYMLTEDDLFWKSMSVTFAYVFLTIPVKLAFALFIAFILNFKLKGIGFFRTAYYIPSILGSSIAIAVLWRALFAIDGVLNGMLGFIGIDPVNWLGEPSFALFSITLLRAWQFGSAMVIFLAALQNVPQSQYEAALIDGASKWQMFMKVTVPLITPVIFFNFIMQTTQAFQEFTAPYVVTGGGPMKSTYLISLYIYETAFKFFDMGYGSALAWSLFIVVAIFTAITFRSSKYWVFYSGDKGGK; encoded by the coding sequence ATGTATGAAAGTCGTAAGCTAGGATTGGCGTACCTGTCTCCCTACATCATAGGGTTGATTGTGTTTACTGCCTTTCCTTTTGTTTCGTCATTTTTGATGAGCTTTACCGATTATGACTTGATGACCGCACCCAAATTTGTCGGTATCGAGAACTATCGTTATATGCTCACAGAGGACGATTTATTCTGGAAATCAATGAGCGTCACCTTCGCGTACGTTTTCTTGACCATTCCAGTCAAATTAGCGTTTGCGCTGTTTATTGCCTTTATCTTGAACTTCAAGCTCAAGGGCATCGGCTTTTTCCGCACCGCTTACTATATTCCGTCGATTCTCGGCAGCAGCATTGCGATCGCCGTTCTGTGGCGTGCTCTGTTTGCCATCGATGGTGTGTTAAACGGCATGCTGGGCTTTATTGGCATCGACCCGGTCAACTGGCTTGGCGAACCCTCTTTTGCTCTGTTCTCGATCACACTACTGCGAGCGTGGCAGTTCGGGTCAGCGATGGTGATCTTTCTCGCGGCTCTGCAGAACGTGCCGCAATCTCAGTATGAAGCGGCGTTGATTGACGGCGCCAGCAAGTGGCAAATGTTCATGAAAGTGACCGTGCCATTGATCACGCCTGTGATTTTCTTCAACTTCATCATGCAAACCACGCAGGCCTTCCAGGAGTTCACGGCACCTTACGTCGTCACTGGCGGCGGCCCGATGAAGTCGACGTATCTGATCTCACTCTACATCTACGAAACCGCGTTTAAGTTCTTCGACATGGGCTACGGCAGCGCGCTGGCTTGGTCGCTGTTTATTGTGGTGGCGATTTTCACCGCCATCACATTTCG
- a CDS encoding right-handed parallel beta-helix repeat-containing protein, producing the protein MKTIPLILCASSLLAISACSTSSPVLDSGQVWQAITFGQSTDLNFGSTILPEKVGMNQVVAKGKLVQPGPIASEFTLESRGGKIANSHEGGTFYYTQLPSGTNFTLSAQVTIEQLGPETGSSPNRQEGAGLMVRDILGKARLDPQPEGLEEFPSSSNMVMNLVRANKKASNGLVNIDATYREGIYQPWGTAGNRMSRDVYVEGVEFGLGKTYQMSLTRTNSGYVVSYDDGQIIKTQQVNGANANIVEMQDSEHQYVGFFASRNAKMTVSNVTLTLAKADTVDAPRYHAKLVNPVLQQSSPDKSATDDYVLQARANYTGLFSVLQNGQPIVEKQRVTAGEMFVFPTVLEQAITPFEVIYTPSEGPDRQPMSYQYNVEKVVLDNPMEIRVNPKGNNGRLTLAQAVILLPPGGKILLEDGDYDGLELPISASGTAEKMKTLQPLGNKVRFVGPYLHEASYWKVSNIEVAGARTIVHGSHNHFSHMVTHGAPDTGFQISSPDGIGRALWASYNLVTDSVSFNNMDESQINADGFAAKMRIGDGNTFIRCISHHNIDDGWDLFNKVEDGANGVVTILDSVSYMNGQTLQVDVQGGTRGNGFKLGGEGLPVAHVVKNNLAFRNNMDGFTDNFNPGALTLENNVSIDNVRFNYLFRKSPYEAAGKQGEFIDNQSYRFYIASQYRDVVNGETLRGNRFIYDESTQGVDRSTQEALQAAAKPTDGEVHPGDLQVEKIRHILNMD; encoded by the coding sequence ATGAAAACGATTCCTTTGATACTTTGTGCCTCTTCTTTACTTGCAATCTCTGCCTGTTCAACCAGTTCTCCAGTTCTGGACAGTGGTCAGGTCTGGCAGGCAATTACATTCGGTCAATCGACTGATTTGAATTTTGGTTCCACGATTCTTCCTGAAAAAGTGGGTATGAACCAGGTTGTTGCTAAAGGCAAGTTGGTTCAGCCCGGTCCTATCGCATCCGAATTTACGCTCGAGAGCCGCGGTGGAAAAATTGCAAATTCCCATGAGGGGGGCACGTTTTATTATACCCAATTACCCTCCGGCACTAATTTTACCCTGTCAGCGCAGGTAACCATTGAGCAACTTGGTCCTGAAACAGGGTCCAGCCCCAACCGTCAGGAAGGGGCGGGCTTGATGGTGCGTGATATTCTGGGCAAAGCTCGCCTGGATCCCCAGCCTGAAGGGCTGGAGGAGTTCCCTTCTTCATCAAATATGGTGATGAACCTGGTGAGAGCGAATAAAAAAGCGAGCAATGGGCTTGTCAATATTGATGCCACTTATCGTGAAGGAATATATCAACCCTGGGGTACGGCAGGTAACAGGATGAGTCGCGATGTCTACGTTGAAGGTGTCGAATTTGGTCTGGGTAAGACTTATCAAATGTCTCTTACACGCACGAACTCAGGTTACGTTGTGAGTTACGATGATGGCCAAATCATTAAAACCCAACAGGTCAACGGCGCTAACGCTAACATTGTCGAAATGCAAGATAGCGAACATCAGTACGTGGGCTTTTTTGCCTCTCGTAACGCAAAGATGACGGTCAGCAATGTCACATTGACGCTCGCAAAAGCCGATACTGTGGATGCTCCACGCTATCACGCCAAATTGGTCAACCCGGTACTGCAACAATCCTCTCCGGATAAATCGGCGACGGATGACTATGTTTTACAGGCCCGGGCAAATTACACCGGTTTATTTAGTGTGTTGCAGAATGGTCAACCTATAGTCGAAAAACAAAGGGTTACAGCGGGTGAAATGTTTGTATTTCCGACAGTACTGGAGCAGGCGATAACGCCATTTGAGGTGATCTACACACCTTCCGAGGGGCCAGACAGGCAACCGATGAGTTACCAGTACAATGTAGAAAAAGTGGTACTGGATAACCCGATGGAAATCAGAGTTAACCCCAAAGGGAACAATGGCCGTTTAACATTAGCGCAAGCCGTAATTCTCCTTCCTCCAGGAGGTAAGATCCTACTCGAAGATGGCGACTATGATGGTCTTGAGCTTCCGATCAGTGCCAGCGGGACTGCTGAAAAAATGAAAACGTTGCAACCTCTGGGTAATAAGGTCCGTTTTGTTGGTCCGTATCTTCATGAAGCCAGTTACTGGAAGGTTTCGAATATTGAAGTGGCTGGCGCACGTACCATAGTACATGGTAGTCACAACCATTTTTCACACATGGTAACGCATGGCGCTCCGGATACCGGCTTTCAGATTTCTTCACCGGATGGTATTGGCCGGGCGTTGTGGGCAAGTTATAACCTGGTGACCGATAGTGTTAGCTTCAATAATATGGATGAATCGCAGATCAACGCAGACGGTTTTGCTGCCAAAATGCGCATTGGTGATGGTAATACGTTTATACGCTGCATATCACACCACAATATAGATGACGGATGGGACCTGTTTAATAAGGTCGAAGATGGCGCTAATGGTGTTGTGACGATCCTCGATTCAGTATCGTATATGAATGGCCAGACTTTGCAGGTTGACGTGCAAGGCGGAACCCGGGGTAACGGATTTAAGCTCGGCGGTGAAGGGTTACCGGTTGCACACGTTGTGAAAAACAACCTTGCCTTTCGAAACAATATGGATGGCTTTACCGATAACTTCAACCCGGGCGCACTGACGCTGGAAAATAACGTATCGATTGATAACGTTCGATTTAACTACTTGTTTCGTAAGAGCCCTTACGAAGCCGCGGGTAAACAGGGAGAGTTTATTGATAATCAATCGTACCGTTTTTATATCGCCAGCCAATACCGCGATGTGGTGAACGGTGAAACGTTGCGCGGCAATCGTTTTATCTATGATGAGTCAACACAAGGAGTTGATCGGTCAACACAGGAAGCACTGCAAGCAGCCGCGAAGCCAACAGACGGTGAAGTACATCCGGGTGACCTTCAGGTAGAAAAAATCCGGCACATCTTAAACATGGACTAA